Genomic DNA from Hirundo rustica isolate bHirRus1 chromosome 18, bHirRus1.pri.v3, whole genome shotgun sequence:
AGAGGGGTTGGTCAGTCTCAGAAAGAGCCCAGTCAGCCGCCCAAGAGCGAGCCATCCACCCCACCCTCGTGTCACCACAGCAGGaaattccctccctgctctcccggACCGGCCCGACGGGCTCGCCCCACATCCAGCCCCTGCTGGGACCTGCCTCTTCCCATCCCACCCACTCCACTCCTCTCAACAGCTCCACCTGGATTTCTACTTTCATCTTCTGAATGAATGTTCCCCCAGCTTTCAAAGAGAACTcccctgagctggcagcacaggcaggtgacaagggctgctgctggaaattaGGCCACTCGTGTGACTGTGTTTGGGTGCCGGAGGATGCCAAAGGTCAATGCCCATCTAACTCCGGTCTGACATCCACCTTTcttattctgttttaaaaacccaaataacaCACCATAGGCAGTTTGAGGGGGAAGGCACTACTTTGTGTTCGGCTCCAAAGTTCCACTACAGCTCATTTTCAACTTTGTGTTTCAGTTCCTGCACCACCAGTGGCAAAAGCCTTGTTTTCCGGCACCCTCTTCCCTGAGACACCATAGGAGCTGGCTGCTTCTCCTCACCTGGGAAGAAGGATTCTAGAAACCTGAAAAACCGGAAACATCACGAGGCTAAAACTGAGGGAAGCCAACCACAAGAAAGTTTTTATAAAGAGCCATTACATTTAAttgtttaaagcagaaaaaacaaaatgagtCTCCTCAAAGAACGTAAACCCAAGAAGCCTCATTACATCCCAAGACCACCGGGAAAGCCGTTCAAGTACAAGTGCTTCCAGTGCCCCTTCACTTGCAATGAGAAATCCCATCTCTTTAACCACATGAAGTACGGCCTCTGCAAAAACTCCATCACTTTGGTGTCGGAGCAGGATCGCGTCATCAAGTGTCCAaagagcagctccctggagcCCAAACAGATCAATCAGCTCGAATCGACCGTCAAACCGACTTCTTCTAAATCCGTCACAAACGGACTGTCAAGCCTCGATTCAAAGCCTCAATATCCTTTTACAAAAGAAGATGCCAAGGAAAACGTTGAGTTACAAAACCAGGCAGCAAACGCAGCAATTCAAGGACAAAAACCTGCGATTCCCAAGGAATTAAGCCCTGCCAGCTCCGCAGCAGAAGGTGCCATCAGCGTGCAGCCCCTGATGGAGGGCATGGTGAGGCCCTCGGCCTTCGTTCCCGTCGGAGAACACCGAGACAGCAAAGGCCCGGAAATCACCGAGGCATCTgaaatcctctccctctctaaCAAAAGTTCTCCTTTTCACAGCAAGTCTGCGTTTCACGCACCAGCTCACCCGTGGAAGGCAGGTTCTTTCCTCCCAGAATTTCCACATAAAGTTGCTCCCACAAAAGGCTTTGGTTCCATTTCGCCTTACATGCAACCGATGATTCCTGAGTACTCGCCCCATTTCTATGAGCACCGGCTTGCTATCTACACACCTTACCTGCTCCCAGGTAACTCGGAGTGTgaaagctctgctctctctgtctACGGAACACAAGATCAAAGACACTTTCTTCCCCACCCTGGGCCACTTCCAAAACCCCTAAATCCATCAGCATATGAACACTATCGATTGTTCCAACAATACCACTCCACTCCACCGATACCATACGGATTTTGTAGGCCAACAGATCCTCCATTTTACAGATTTTCACACGTAGCTGGTATTAACAGGGATCAAAACTCTCATCTGATGGAGGAAACTACCTTGCTGTACCCAGCTTCTTTAAGCCCTTCCCAACAATACCCTCTAAGTTCACATAAAAAACAAGCAGATTACGAAAAAGAAATGACGCTATTGCATGCCAAAGGTAACCCTAAGGACGACCAAAACGAAAGAGAGAACGCCAAAATGAGCCCTCTCGCGGGAAGCGCAGCAACGGGCTCCCCCGGCAGACCCAGCCCCACCAACTTCACCCAGACAAGCCACACGTGCGAGGGTTTGTTTGACCTCTCCAACAAGTCATCGTCCACATCCCTGGGCAAGTACGACCAGTCAGAAGAAAACTTCACAGCCTTCAGACCTGTGAGAAAAAGCACTGACCAACCGTCTTCCCTTCAAGGcgtgcaggcacagcaggagagaggggattCACCTAACAGGTAAAACAACACTTTGTAAATTCTTGTCAGTTTTACATGGGACGTGCGAAGACAGATGGGCACATTTCATGCAATACCTGTTAGATATCTTTATATTTACAGCAGTGAGTTGATAAACTCTGTACTAATTGTGCAAAGCACACAGGTGCTACAGTGAGCAGACCGTTCATGCTCCTTAAATGTAGGAATTTCCACTGTGTTTGTGTACTTCCAATGTGTTTGAGAACTTCAGGGAATTACTTCTATTACACTGGTGGGTACGGTGAAAGAGACTTGGGGGATTTAAAGGCGAAGACACAGAATTGTTGGACTTCTAGCCTAAAAgtctagatttttttcctcttcctgcccACTTCCTCAGCCCCAGTC
This window encodes:
- the ZNF750 gene encoding zinc finger protein 750, translated to MSLLKERKPKKPHYIPRPPGKPFKYKCFQCPFTCNEKSHLFNHMKYGLCKNSITLVSEQDRVIKCPKSSSLEPKQINQLESTVKPTSSKSVTNGLSSLDSKPQYPFTKEDAKENVELQNQAANAAIQGQKPAIPKELSPASSAAEGAISVQPLMEGMVRPSAFVPVGEHRDSKGPEITEASEILSLSNKSSPFHSKSAFHAPAHPWKAGSFLPEFPHKVAPTKGFGSISPYMQPMIPEYSPHFYEHRLAIYTPYLLPGNSECESSALSVYGTQDQRHFLPHPGPLPKPLNPSAYEHYRLFQQYHSTPPIPYGFCRPTDPPFYRFSHVAGINRDQNSHLMEETTLLYPASLSPSQQYPLSSHKKQADYEKEMTLLHAKGNPKDDQNERENAKMSPLAGSAATGSPGRPSPTNFTQTSHTCEGLFDLSNKSSSTSLGKYDQSEENFTAFRPVRKSTDQPSSLQGVQAQQERGDSPNSINVTDEDSHTQADSQNNAGSLANIEEDTGIAPLNLSKKADTSTGPAHEPAYKTPSKTDRQSFLEMQDVPLNLSVKDSCNTASLKTSFHSPSHDTGAAAASPNADKESSGAEPCLPKNPSDKSLAAQRGEAADLGLMEGCDEQKQTAAVALCQLAAYSPGAARLDGDGHGAKDGRAAPAEAARAASDTQDTPCHPKGKGQKRTNQKESAKSQQGAKRVRPNDCSRVFTLRKRTRVS